The Gordonia iterans DNA window CGCCCCGCCACGGACAAGAGGTTCATGGAGATGGCGCGCCTCTACCTCGGTATCGGCCAGGACGAGGCGAAGGATCCTCGGACGCTGGACGACGTCCGCGCCTTGTACGACAAGGTGACTCAGGGTGAGATCCGCGATGAGGATGCGCCCGACGGCCGACGATTCCGGCAGGGGCCGGTGTCCATCGAATCGGGAACCAAGGTGGTGCACACGGGTCTGGTGCCGGAGTCGGCGATCGACGACGCGCTGACGCTGATGCTGAGTCAGAGCCGCGACGACTCGATTCCTCGGCTGGTCAGGGTGGTGGTAGCGCACTTCATCTTCGAGTACGCGCACCCGTTCTACGACGGCAACGGCCGGACCGGGCGCTACCTTCTCTCGCTGGAGCTGCGGCAGGTGCTTGCTCCGTACGCCAGTCTGGCGCTGTCGGCCACTGTCGCCGACAATAAGGACCGCTACTACCGCGCGTTCGCGGACGCCGAGCATCCGCTGAATCGCGGAGACCTGACACCGTTTCTGACCGACATGCTCGAGATCATCGCGGAGGCCCAGCATCGTTTGCTGCTCGACCTCTCGGATCTACGGCAGAAGATCGAGGCTCTCCGGGCGCGTCTGTGCGCTCTCGTCGAGGACCAGCGGTTCCCGACGA harbors:
- a CDS encoding Fic family protein; translated protein: MAYRTLKTIFHQRDREGADAEERARRESPAALHWDLMVGEHSMFALVTPEVAALIERIMAFEPKIRAEWGELPERARSHYLRQMVIDEIQATNEIEHVRSTRKEIGEALRALRSERPATDKRFMEMARLYLGIGQDEAKDPRTLDDVRALYDKVTQGEIRDEDAPDGRRFRQGPVSIESGTKVVHTGLVPESAIDDALTLMLSQSRDDSIPRLVRVVVAHFIFEYAHPFYDGNGRTGRYLLSLELRQVLAPYASLALSATVADNKDRYYRAFADAEHPLNRGDLTPFLTDMLEIIAEAQHRLLLDLSDLRQKIEALRARLCALVEDQRFPTNVGLDPEVGMSIDRDDIGAILFALGQSRYFDADGAVKLHTLADAAERSAQFVRPRLQLLDDAGVIETVTRKPLRFRLTPRGASLLELVAG